One Gadus morhua chromosome 1, gadMor3.0, whole genome shotgun sequence DNA segment encodes these proteins:
- the chia.1 gene encoding chitinase, acidic.1 isoform X1: protein MSIIISIMGISLIIISPSSATSTKLVCHMTNWAQYRPASGKFTADHIDPFLCTHVVYALATINSFNTLIPTEWNDEDQYKMLNNLKDINPLLKTLLSVGGSTNGISPFIGMVSKPENRAVFMKSAISFLRTNNFDGLNLDWEFPGQSGSMGSDKDRFSDLVAELDEAFVQEAKDTRKTQLLLTANVAAFLPIINRAYDVPKIAPHLDFINVMTYDYHGHWEARTSHNSPLFKSSIDSGSQLQHNINSSISHWLSLGAPADKLLLGFSTYGRTYSLRGSDSTLGALSTGAGEAGPYTRTAGLWSYYEVCSFINGASVNWIPEQKVPYATNGVVWVGYDNVQSFAAKVEWMNSKSLGGAHVWTLDLDDFSGVFCSEGAYPLVTNLRNSMGFPPKPTAPPRPTTTKDPIVSFCAGRPDGLYENVADKTTYLQCFNGITYVQRCQPGLIYYDACKCCNYP, encoded by the exons atgaGTATAATTATTAGTATTATGGGTATCAGTCTGATTATTATTTCCCCATCCTCAGCCACATCCACCAAGCTGGTGTGTCACATGACCAACTGGGCACAGTACAGGCCCGCTTCCGGTAAATTCACCGCTGACCACATCGACCCGTTCCTCTGCACCCACGTGGTGTACGCTCTGGCCACCATCAACAGCTTCAACACGCTCATCCCCACCGAGTGGAACGATGAGGATCAGTACAAGATGCTCAACAACCTCAAGGACAT TAACCCACTACTCAAAACCTTGCTGTCTGTCGGAGGTTCAACCAATGGCATCAGTCC ATTCATCGGCATGGTTTCCAAGCCGGAGAACCGCGCAGTATTCATGAAGTCCGCCATCAGCTTCCTCCGCACAAACAACTTTGACGGCCTGAACCTGGACTGGGAGTTCCCCGGGCAGAGTGGCAGCATGGGGTCCGACAAGGACCGCTTCTCCGATCTCGTTGCG GAGCTGGACGAGGCCTTCGTGCAAGAGGCCAAAGATACCAGGAAAACCCAGCTGCTCCTGACAGCAAACGTTGCTGCTTTTCTGCCCATCATCAACAGGGCCTATGATGTGCCCAAAATCGCCCc TCACCTGGACTTCATCAACGTGATGACTTACGACTATCACGGCCACTGGGAGGCCCGCACGTCACACAACAGCCCGCTGTTTAAAAGCAGCATCGATTCTGGCTCCCAGCTTCAACACAACATT AACTCCTCCATCTCCCATTGGCTGTCTCTGGGAGCCCCTGCGGACAAGCTGCTCCTCGGCTTCTCCACCTACGGCCGCACCTACAGCCTCCGGGGatccgacagtacccttggtgcCCTAAGCACCGGGGCCGGAGAAGCGGGCCCTTACACACGCACCGCTGGCTTATGGTCCTACTATGAG GTCTGTTCCTTCATCAATGGAGCCTCTGTCAACTGGATCCCTGAGCAGAAGGTGCCCTATGCCACCAACGGTGTTGTCTGGGTCGGATACGACAATGTGCAGAGCTTCGCTGCCAAG GTTGAGTGGATGAACAGCAAAAGCCTGGGAGGAGCACATGTGTGGACCCTGGACCTGGACGACTTCAGCGGCGTCTTCTGCTCGGAAGGAGCCTACCCTCTGGTCACCAACCTGAGGAACTCCATGG GCTTCCCCCCTAAGCCCACCGCCCCCCCgcggcccaccaccaccaaggacCCCATCGTGTCCTTCTGTGCGGGACGACCTGACGGCCTGTACGAAAACGTGGCAGACAAGACCACCTACCTGCAGTGTTTCAACGGCATCACCTACGTGCAACGGTGCCAGCCTGGACTCATCTACTACGACGCCTGCAAGTGCTGCAACTATCCCTGA
- the chia.1 gene encoding chitinase, acidic.1 isoform X2: MARLGLPTVFGVLLALHTATSTKLVCHMTNWAQYRPASGKFTADHIDPFLCTHVVYALATINSFNTLIPTEWNDEDQYKMLNNLKDINPLLKTLLSVGGSTNGISPFIGMVSKPENRAVFMKSAISFLRTNNFDGLNLDWEFPGQSGSMGSDKDRFSDLVAELDEAFVQEAKDTRKTQLLLTANVAAFLPIINRAYDVPKIAPHLDFINVMTYDYHGHWEARTSHNSPLFKSSIDSGSQLQHNINSSISHWLSLGAPADKLLLGFSTYGRTYSLRGSDSTLGALSTGAGEAGPYTRTAGLWSYYEVCSFINGASVNWIPEQKVPYATNGVVWVGYDNVQSFAAKVEWMNSKSLGGAHVWTLDLDDFSGVFCSEGAYPLVTNLRNSMGFPPKPTAPPRPTTTKDPIVSFCAGRPDGLYENVADKTTYLQCFNGITYVQRCQPGLIYYDACKCCNYP; encoded by the exons CCACATCCACCAAGCTGGTGTGTCACATGACCAACTGGGCACAGTACAGGCCCGCTTCCGGTAAATTCACCGCTGACCACATCGACCCGTTCCTCTGCACCCACGTGGTGTACGCTCTGGCCACCATCAACAGCTTCAACACGCTCATCCCCACCGAGTGGAACGATGAGGATCAGTACAAGATGCTCAACAACCTCAAGGACAT TAACCCACTACTCAAAACCTTGCTGTCTGTCGGAGGTTCAACCAATGGCATCAGTCC ATTCATCGGCATGGTTTCCAAGCCGGAGAACCGCGCAGTATTCATGAAGTCCGCCATCAGCTTCCTCCGCACAAACAACTTTGACGGCCTGAACCTGGACTGGGAGTTCCCCGGGCAGAGTGGCAGCATGGGGTCCGACAAGGACCGCTTCTCCGATCTCGTTGCG GAGCTGGACGAGGCCTTCGTGCAAGAGGCCAAAGATACCAGGAAAACCCAGCTGCTCCTGACAGCAAACGTTGCTGCTTTTCTGCCCATCATCAACAGGGCCTATGATGTGCCCAAAATCGCCCc TCACCTGGACTTCATCAACGTGATGACTTACGACTATCACGGCCACTGGGAGGCCCGCACGTCACACAACAGCCCGCTGTTTAAAAGCAGCATCGATTCTGGCTCCCAGCTTCAACACAACATT AACTCCTCCATCTCCCATTGGCTGTCTCTGGGAGCCCCTGCGGACAAGCTGCTCCTCGGCTTCTCCACCTACGGCCGCACCTACAGCCTCCGGGGatccgacagtacccttggtgcCCTAAGCACCGGGGCCGGAGAAGCGGGCCCTTACACACGCACCGCTGGCTTATGGTCCTACTATGAG GTCTGTTCCTTCATCAATGGAGCCTCTGTCAACTGGATCCCTGAGCAGAAGGTGCCCTATGCCACCAACGGTGTTGTCTGGGTCGGATACGACAATGTGCAGAGCTTCGCTGCCAAG GTTGAGTGGATGAACAGCAAAAGCCTGGGAGGAGCACATGTGTGGACCCTGGACCTGGACGACTTCAGCGGCGTCTTCTGCTCGGAAGGAGCCTACCCTCTGGTCACCAACCTGAGGAACTCCATGG GCTTCCCCCCTAAGCCCACCGCCCCCCCgcggcccaccaccaccaaggacCCCATCGTGTCCTTCTGTGCGGGACGACCTGACGGCCTGTACGAAAACGTGGCAGACAAGACCACCTACCTGCAGTGTTTCAACGGCATCACCTACGTGCAACGGTGCCAGCCTGGACTCATCTACTACGACGCCTGCAAGTGCTGCAACTATCCCTGA